The window AGAAACTCACCTGATCGAAACTTCTGCGGAAATCGACCCATCTCTTCTTAAAGGTAAAAAGAGGGTTGGTGTTACCGCTGGCGCATCTACTGATGATGAAACCATTGCCGGAGTAATCTCCAGGCTTGAACAGATTTCGGATTCCTGGTAGATTTGAAGGTAAAATTAGCTTTGTGCTAGACTCAAACATTAACCCTTGAAGGAGAAACATGAAGAAGCGCATTTTTTCGGGCATGCGCCCTACTGGCAGGCTGCATATTGGTAACTACCTGGGGGCATTACAAAACTGGGTCAATATGCAGGATGAGTTTGACTGTGTATATAGCGTGGTGGATATTCATGCGCTGACTTCTCTTGAAGATACTTCTGAATTGGTCCGGCTTACCCATGAGATGGTTCTGGATATAATGGCAGCCGGCATCGAACCGCAGAAAAGCACACTTTTTGTACAGTCACATGTGCCCGAAGTCACCGAACTTAATACTTATCTTTCTATGGTGACTCCTTTGAGCTGGCTGCTTCGGGTGCCTACTTTCAAGGAAAAGGTTAAGCTTCAGCCCCAAAATGTAAATTACGGCTTAGTGGGATACCCTGTTCTTATGGCGGCAGACATATTACTTTACAAGGCCGAACTCGTTCCAGTTGGACAAGATCAAATGCCTCATTTGGAACTGGCGCGGGAAATTGTAAGGAGATTCAATACCAGATTTAAGCCGGTTTTTCCCGAGCCTGAAGGACGATTGACAAACTTCCCGGTTGTACAGGGGCTGGACGGAGAAAAAATGAGTAAGCAAACTGGCAATTTAATCGAGCTTGCCATTACCGCTGAAGAAACAACAAAAAAAATAATGAGTGCTATTACCGATCCTTCGCGCAAGTTCCGTTCGGATCCAGGTAATCCAGATATATGCAATGTTTACCGGCTTCATGGGTATTTCAATGCAAATGAAATTGAGGAAATCGCTCATAAATGCCGCGATGCTTCTATCGGATGTGTTGATTGCAAGAAACGCCTTGCGGAAAAGATGAATCATGAATTGGCGCCGATTCGTGAACGTCGCCGGGAGCTTGAACAAAATCCTGAATTGGTGCGTCAGGTTTTGGAGGAAGGGGCTGAAAAAGCGCGGATTATCGCTAATAAAACAATGGTTGATGTCCGGCAGGCAATGGGATTATATAATTCCCCGGCATGGATTTAGGCTGAATTAGCTTATCCCGCGGCGTTTTAAGAAACGTTTCATTCTTTCCAGCGCTTCGTAGAGTTCTTTGAGAGAGGTTGCATAGCAACAGCGAATGTAACCTTCTCCATATTGACCGAAAGCGTTTCCCGGCACTACGGCGACCTTTTCTTCCATTAGAAGAGCATGCGCAAACTCTTCGCTCGTCATCCCGGTGTTTTTAATTGAAGGAAAAACGTAAAACGCTCCTTGCGGCTTATAGCAGGATAATCCTATATCACATAGACCTTTTAATATAATCAGCCTTCGCTTGTTGTAATCTGCAACCATTTCTGCGGCACTTGCCTCTCCGCTTTTAAGGGCTTCAATTGCGGCTACCTGGCTCATTGTGGGGGCGCTCATGATAGTATACTGATGGATTTTGGTCATAGCAGCAATAATGGCGGAAGGACCAACTGCATAACCTGCTCTCCAGCCAGTCATGGCGTAAGCTTTGGAAAAACCGCCCAAAAAAACAGTATTTTCATAAGCGTCAGGTAAAGTAGCTACACAGGTATGTTCGCACTCATAAACAAGACGGGAATATATTTCATCTGAAATGATAATAATCCCGTAACGGTTAGCTAG of the Dehalococcoidales bacterium genome contains:
- the trpS gene encoding tryptophan--tRNA ligase, which encodes MKKRIFSGMRPTGRLHIGNYLGALQNWVNMQDEFDCVYSVVDIHALTSLEDTSELVRLTHEMVLDIMAAGIEPQKSTLFVQSHVPEVTELNTYLSMVTPLSWLLRVPTFKEKVKLQPQNVNYGLVGYPVLMAADILLYKAELVPVGQDQMPHLELAREIVRRFNTRFKPVFPEPEGRLTNFPVVQGLDGEKMSKQTGNLIELAITAEETTKKIMSAITDPSRKFRSDPGNPDICNVYRLHGYFNANEIEEIAHKCRDASIGCVDCKKRLAEKMNHELAPIRERRRELEQNPELVRQVLEEGAEKARIIANKTMVDVRQAMGLYNSPAWI
- a CDS encoding aminotransferase class I/II-fold pyridoxal phosphate-dependent enzyme gives rise to the protein MTTQSKIQDVKYNNRLASRVGNIAPSGIRKFFDLLASMDGVISLGIGEPDYPTPYHIREAAISSIENGYTMYTPNTGIPELRQELSKHLNSHYHLEYDPDSQVLITVGVSEAMDLAARALVNPGDEVLIPDPCYVSYSACVILAGGKPVMIPTREEDRFEISAEGIEPFISKKTKAIIIGYPANPTGTVMPREKLEDIVQLANRYGIIIISDEIYSRLVYECEHTCVATLPDAYENTVFLGGFSKAYAMTGWRAGYAVGPSAIIAAMTKIHQYTIMSAPTMSQVAAIEALKSGEASAAEMVADYNKRRLIILKGLCDIGLSCYKPQGAFYVFPSIKNTGMTSEEFAHALLMEEKVAVVPGNAFGQYGEGYIRCCYATSLKELYEALERMKRFLKRRGIS